The Bacteroidales bacterium DNA window CAATGCGAGGAATTATGAGTGCACGAACAAAACCATTACAGGTTTTTGAACCCGTTCAAGTTGATGCACTTGTTGAATATGCAAACTATGAATTACCACAGTCAAAATCGGCTTGCAAAAAAATTGAGCCCGATAATGTTAAAGAACTGGTAAATCTTTTACATAACGAAGCAAAACTTATTTAGTGTTTGCGAATAAAGTCGTAAGACATTAGTCGTAAGTATAAAGTATTTATAATAGTTATTAATGAAACATTAAAACAAAAAATTATGTCAGTATTAGTATTTACAGAAAACTGGGACGGAAAGTTTAAAAAATTATCTTTTGAACTTGTAAGCTATGCAAATGAAATTGCAAAAAAGCTCAATACTTCAACAACAGCATTGTCAATCGGAAAAGTTGAGGATGATGAATTGAAAAAACTTGGCACTTATGGTGCCGTTAAAATAATTTCTGTTGAAAACGACAAGCTGAAGGGACTCGTCAATCAGGCATATACTTCGATAATAAGTCAGGTGGTTGCAAAAGAAAATGCAACAGTTGTTGTTTTCGCTAATAATTACATGGGAAAAGCAGTAGCTCCGAGATTGTCTGTGAAATTAAAAGCAGGACTTGCATCAGGCGTTTCAGCGTTACCATCAAGTTTAGAACCTTTCACAATTAAAAAGAAAGTTTATTCTTCAAAAGCTTTTGCAAACATTGTTGTTAAAACACCCGTGAAAATTCTTACTTTATTCCAGAATGCTTTTGGAATTACCGAATCCCCTGCAAATGCAACAATTGAAAAATTTTCTCCCGAATTAAAGGACTCTGATTTGAAAACTGAAATATTAGAAGTCAGCAAACACACAGGAAAGTTACTTTTAACCGACGCTGAAATTGTTGTTTCAGGTGGAAGAGGAATGAGAGGACCAGAAAACTGGGGACCAATTGAAGAACTTGCAAGCTTGCTTGGTGCAGCAACAGCATGTTCCCGTCCGGTTTCAGACGAAGGATGGCGAACGCATGAAGAACACACAGGACAGACAGGAAAAATAATTGCTCCTAACTTATACATTGCTTGTGGAATATCAGGTGCAATACAGCATTTGGCAGGAGTTAGT harbors:
- a CDS encoding electron transfer flavoprotein subunit alpha/FixB family protein translates to MSVLVFTENWDGKFKKLSFELVSYANEIAKKLNTSTTALSIGKVEDDELKKLGTYGAVKIISVENDKLKGLVNQAYTSIISQVVAKENATVVVFANNYMGKAVAPRLSVKLKAGLASGVSALPSSLEPFTIKKKVYSSKAFANIVVKTPVKILTLFQNAFGITESPANATIEKFSPELKDSDLKTEILEVSKHTGKLLLTDAEIVVSGGRGMRGPENWGPIEELASLLGAATACSRPVSDEGWRTHEEHTGQTGKIIAPNLYIACGISGAIQHLAGVSSSKCIVAINKDPDAPIFEAADYGIIGDALKVLPELIIAVKELKASA